A region from the Aegilops tauschii subsp. strangulata cultivar AL8/78 chromosome 5, Aet v6.0, whole genome shotgun sequence genome encodes:
- the LOC109787650 gene encoding RNA pseudouridine synthase 4, mitochondrial isoform X2 has translation MTTRMAALLLLRRLAAGGAVTRLQQPYAGLATAAARQDALDATGEESGRPDKGNKNRWMELPPFAPVDAAAAARAIFRGQGGDEIEGNSNSTAIRWVRRCCPHLPASLVQKLFRLRKVKKNAVTAETSSTDASAEQFRLRRDKAIIVVNKPPGMPVQGGVGIKNSIDVLAPMFEENSSDAPRLVHRLDRDCSGVLVLGRTQLSASILHAIFREKTADALADGTQQVLQRKYVALVMGTPRHPKGLLSAPLAKVLLQDGKSERLTVRAGPNTTSVQDALTEYRVIESCPRGFTWLELFPLTGRKHQLRVHCAEVLGTPIVGDYKYGRQAHQDWTPLPVPQTVDEELLRKQRLPFGLVLGGGSVAEEQPQLHLHCKQMMLPDISAAVQGLQSEDAERDFSGLEKLSFVAPLPLHMRLSWEVLKSVDK, from the exons ATGACAACGAGAATGGCGGCGCTCCTCTTACTCCGAAGGCTGGCGGCCGGCGGCGCGGTTACAAGGCTGCAGCAACCGTACGCCGGCCTAGCCACCGCAGCAGCGAGGCAGGACGCTCTAGACGCTACCGGCGAGGAGAGCGGACGGCCGGACAAGGGGAACAAGAACCGCTGGATGGAGCTCCCGCCGTTCGCGCCGGTCGATGCCGCCGCCGCTGCGAGAGCCATTTTTCGAGGGCAGGGAGGAGATGAGATAGAAGGGAACTCCAACTCCACCGCCATCAGATGGGTCCGGCGATGCTGCCCCCACCTGCCGGCCTCGCTGGTGCAGAAGCTCTTCCGCCTACGCAAG GTTAAGAAGAATGCTGTGACTGCGGAGACATCTTCCACAGATGCTAGTGCTGAGCAATTCCGGTTGAGAAGG GATAAAGCCATCATTGTGGTCAACAAACCCCCTGGAATGCCGGTTCAA GGTGGTGTTGGCATAAAAAACAGTATAGATGTGCTTGCCCCGATGTTCGAAGAAAATTCTTCTGACGCACCTCGCCTG GTCCACAGACTTGATAGGGATTGTAGCGGCGTCCTTGTTCTGGGTAGAACTCAACTTAGTGCTTCCATTTTGCATGCTATCTTTCGTGAGAAAACTGCTGATGCTTTAGCTGAT GGTACTCAACAAGTATTGCAACGAAAATATGTTGCACTTGTTATGGGAACACCTAGACATCCCAAGGGTTTACTCTCGGCTCCACTTGCGAAG GttttattacaagatggcaagtCTGAGCGTCTGACTGTTAGAGCTGGTCCAAATACTACATCTGTTCAGGATGCTTTGACAGAATACAGAGTGATTGAATCTTGCCCCCGAG GGTTCACTTGGTTGGAACTATTTCCTCTCACCGGAAGAAAGCATCAG CTCCGAGTCCACTGTGCAGAGGTTCTCGGAACGCCGATCGTAGGGGACTACAAGTACGGGCGTCAAGCGCACCAGGACTGGACGCCTCTCCCCGTGCCGCAAACCGTCGACGAGGAACTGCTCAGGAAGCAAAGGCTTCCCTTTGGTCTTGTCCTGGGCGGCGGGAGCGTCGCGGAGGAGCAGCCTCAGCTGCATCTGCACTGCAAGCAGATGATGCTCCCTGATATCTCAGCTGCCGTCCAAGGGTTGCAGTCTGAAGACGCCGAGCGTGACTTCTCGGGTCTCGAGAAGCTCAGCTTCGTTGCTCCATTGCCGCTGCACATGCGGCTGAGCTGGGAGGTTTTGAAGTCCGTTGACAAGTAA
- the LOC109787650 gene encoding RNA pseudouridine synthase 4, mitochondrial isoform X1 has translation MTTRMAALLLLRRLAAGGAVTRLQQPYAGLATAAARQDALDATGEESGRPDKGNKNRWMELPPFAPVDAAAAARAIFRGQGGDEIEGNSNSTAIRWVRRCCPHLPASLVQKLFRLRKVKKNAVTAETSSTDASAEQFRLRRVSAKDHLVPGDTLFLPVNIQESPVAEKARKFDNRNEIDFLRSLEIYKDKAIIVVNKPPGMPVQGGVGIKNSIDVLAPMFEENSSDAPRLVHRLDRDCSGVLVLGRTQLSASILHAIFREKTADALADGTQQVLQRKYVALVMGTPRHPKGLLSAPLAKVLLQDGKSERLTVRAGPNTTSVQDALTEYRVIESCPRGFTWLELFPLTGRKHQLRVHCAEVLGTPIVGDYKYGRQAHQDWTPLPVPQTVDEELLRKQRLPFGLVLGGGSVAEEQPQLHLHCKQMMLPDISAAVQGLQSEDAERDFSGLEKLSFVAPLPLHMRLSWEVLKSVDK, from the exons ATGACAACGAGAATGGCGGCGCTCCTCTTACTCCGAAGGCTGGCGGCCGGCGGCGCGGTTACAAGGCTGCAGCAACCGTACGCCGGCCTAGCCACCGCAGCAGCGAGGCAGGACGCTCTAGACGCTACCGGCGAGGAGAGCGGACGGCCGGACAAGGGGAACAAGAACCGCTGGATGGAGCTCCCGCCGTTCGCGCCGGTCGATGCCGCCGCCGCTGCGAGAGCCATTTTTCGAGGGCAGGGAGGAGATGAGATAGAAGGGAACTCCAACTCCACCGCCATCAGATGGGTCCGGCGATGCTGCCCCCACCTGCCGGCCTCGCTGGTGCAGAAGCTCTTCCGCCTACGCAAG GTTAAGAAGAATGCTGTGACTGCGGAGACATCTTCCACAGATGCTAGTGCTGAGCAATTCCGGTTGAGAAGG GTTTCGGCAAAAGATCACCTAGTACCTGGTGATACCCTCTTTCTACCTGTTAATATTCAAGAATCTCCTGTTGCTGAGAAGGCCAGGAAATTTGATAACAGGAATGAGATTGATTTTTTACGTAGCCTTGAGATTTACAAG GATAAAGCCATCATTGTGGTCAACAAACCCCCTGGAATGCCGGTTCAA GGTGGTGTTGGCATAAAAAACAGTATAGATGTGCTTGCCCCGATGTTCGAAGAAAATTCTTCTGACGCACCTCGCCTG GTCCACAGACTTGATAGGGATTGTAGCGGCGTCCTTGTTCTGGGTAGAACTCAACTTAGTGCTTCCATTTTGCATGCTATCTTTCGTGAGAAAACTGCTGATGCTTTAGCTGAT GGTACTCAACAAGTATTGCAACGAAAATATGTTGCACTTGTTATGGGAACACCTAGACATCCCAAGGGTTTACTCTCGGCTCCACTTGCGAAG GttttattacaagatggcaagtCTGAGCGTCTGACTGTTAGAGCTGGTCCAAATACTACATCTGTTCAGGATGCTTTGACAGAATACAGAGTGATTGAATCTTGCCCCCGAG GGTTCACTTGGTTGGAACTATTTCCTCTCACCGGAAGAAAGCATCAG CTCCGAGTCCACTGTGCAGAGGTTCTCGGAACGCCGATCGTAGGGGACTACAAGTACGGGCGTCAAGCGCACCAGGACTGGACGCCTCTCCCCGTGCCGCAAACCGTCGACGAGGAACTGCTCAGGAAGCAAAGGCTTCCCTTTGGTCTTGTCCTGGGCGGCGGGAGCGTCGCGGAGGAGCAGCCTCAGCTGCATCTGCACTGCAAGCAGATGATGCTCCCTGATATCTCAGCTGCCGTCCAAGGGTTGCAGTCTGAAGACGCCGAGCGTGACTTCTCGGGTCTCGAGAAGCTCAGCTTCGTTGCTCCATTGCCGCTGCACATGCGGCTGAGCTGGGAGGTTTTGAAGTCCGTTGACAAGTAA
- the LOC109787652 gene encoding triacylglycerol lipase 1 produces MAVPGGGAAAALALTLLLLLRSCVSGATHASSALRHAVPRGDAGGGLCGQLLLPLGYPCTEHTVETDDGFLLSLQHIPHGKNGVADNTGPPVFLQHGLFQGGDTWFINSAEQSLGYILADNGFDVWIGNVRGTRWSKGHSTFTVHDKLFWDWSWQELAEYDLLAMLSYVYTVRQSKILYVGHSQGTIMGLAAFTLPEITKMISAAALLCPISYLDHVSASFVLRAVGMHLDQMLLTMGFHQLNFRSDMGVQIVDSICDDGHVDCNDLLSSITGENCCFNGSRIDHYLEYEPHPSSTKNLHHLFQMIRKGTFARYDYGLWGNLRRYGKLSPPPFDLSSIPESLPMWMGYGGLDALADVTDVARTVKELRSTPELLYISGYGHIDFVMSVKAKDDVYVDLMQFLRLRANGSLHSSY; encoded by the exons ATGGCGGTCCCAGGAGGAGgtgccgccgccgcgctcgccctgaccctcctcctcctcctccgctccTGCGTTTCCGGCGCGACCCACGCCTCCTCCGCCCTCCGCCACGCCGTGCCGCGCGGCGACGCCGGCGGCGGACTCTGCGGGCAGCTGCTCCTGCCGCTGGGCTACCCGTGCACCGAGCACACC GTTGAAACAGATGATGGCTTTCTTTTGTCTCTTCAGCATATTCCACATGGCAAAAATGGAGTTGCAGATAATACTGGACCTCCAGTTTTTCTTCAACATGGTCTTTTTCAG GGAGGAGATACATGGTTCATAAATTCTGCTGAACAGTCGCTTGGATATATCCTTGCTGATAATGGGTTCGATGTTTGGATTGGAAATGTTCGTGGAACACGTTGGAGTAAAGGCCATTCAACTTTCACTGTGCATGATAAG CTTTTCTGGGATTGGAGCTGGCAAGAGCTTGCTGAATATGATCTTCTGGCAATGTTAAGCTACGTGTATACAGTTAGGCAGTCCAAAATTTTGTATGTGGGGCATTCACAG GGAACTATTATGGGTTTGGCTGCTTTTACATTGCCTGAAATCACAAAGATGATTAGCGCTGCTGCACTTCTTTGTCCAATTTCTTACCTTGATCATGTTAGTGCTAGTTTTGTTCTCAGAGCAGTTGGCATGCATCTTGACCAG ATGCTTCTTACCATGGGCTTCCATCAGCTGAACTTCCGGAG CGATATGGGAGTTCAAATAGTAGATTCTATATGCGATGATGGACATGTGGACTGCAACGATTTGCTGTCTTCAATAACAG GGGAAAATTGTTGCTTCAATGGATCACGGATTGACCATTACTTGGAGTACGAACCTCATCCATCTTCAACTAAAAACTTGCATCATCTTTTTCAGA TGATCAGGAAAGGCACTTTCGCAAGGTACGACTACGGATTGTGGGGAAACCTAAGGCGCTACGGTAAGCTGTCGCCCCCTCCGTTTGACCTAAGCAGCATACCGGAATCACTGCCGATGTGGATGGGGTACGGTGGTCTTGATGCATTGGCTGATGTTACTGATGTCGCGCGTACCGTCAAAGAGCTGAGATCTACGCCAGAACTGCTATACATTAGTGGCTATGGCCACATTGATTTCGTCATGAGCGTGAAGGCcaaagatgatgtttatgtcgacttGATGCAGTTCCTTCGCCTTAGGGCAAATGGATCATTGCACAGTAGCTACTAG